CGAGGTCGGCTCGGAGAGCATCGAGGGCGGCGCGTACCGTGTCGGCGTCGAGGGCGCGGCGGTCCAGCAGATCGTCACGCGTCGTCTCCCGGAACGAGCGTGAGGCGTCGACATCTTCGGGGTACGGATCGGGCACGAGACGATCGATGGCGGGATCGGTGAGGTCGCGGCCGGCCCCGACCAGGTCGCGGAGGTCATCGACGAGGCGGGCCAGCTGAGCACCTTCGACCCTGGCCATCTCGATGTGCACGATGTCGCCCGTCATGCGGCCGATCTCCTCACGGTCGCCCAGAGTCCGTAGTCGTGCATCGCCTGCGCATGCACTTCCATGGTCTCGCGGGGCCCGGTCGCGACGATCGCGTGACCGTCATGGTGCACCGAGCGCATCAGTTGCGTGGCTCGCTCGACCGAGTATCCGAAGTACGTGCGGAACACCCTGACGACATAGCTCATCAGATTGACCGGGTCGTTCCACACGACGACCTCCCAGGGCTCAAGGGGTGCCGCGGACAGATCCGTGGTCTCGTCGAGGTCCGGCGTGGCGAGCGGCGTCATGCCCACCCCCACTCATGCAGCTGGTCGTCGTCGATTCCGTAGAAGTGCGCGATCTCGTGCACGAGAGTCGTGTGCACCTCGTCACGGAGTTCGTCCTCGTCGTCACAGGCCGCGAGGTGCGGCTCGCGGTAGACGACGATCCGATCGGGAAGCTCGCCCGACCCGTACTGAGTGCGTTCTGTCAGTGCCAGACCGTCATAGAGCCCGAAAAGGTCGAGGGTTCCGTCCTCCGGTCGGTCCTCGACGACGAAGACGACGTTCTCGAGGCCGTCGACCATCTCATCGGGCAGACGATCGAGCTCGTCGACGACGAGTTCTTCGAAGGGGGCAGCATCCATCTCCATCGTCTTCAGCCTATTGCCCGCCGATGTCGCCCGCGTGGCCGGCGTCAGTGCAGGAAGACGAGGAGCCCGGCGACGGCGATGAACAGCACACCGAAGACCGAGTTCAGCATGCGCTGTCCGCGGGACGAGCGAGTGAGCCTGCGGAACGGCCGCGCTGCCGCGGCGAAGAAGCCCCACATCACCGCGACGTCGACGACGATCACGGTGGCGATGAGAGCGAGGTACTGGGGGAGCTGTGGTTGATCGA
The sequence above is a segment of the Microbacterium sp. Root553 genome. Coding sequences within it:
- the clpS gene encoding ATP-dependent Clp protease adapter ClpS; the protein is MTPLATPDLDETTDLSAAPLEPWEVVVWNDPVNLMSYVVRVFRTYFGYSVERATQLMRSVHHDGHAIVATGPRETMEVHAQAMHDYGLWATVRRSAA
- a CDS encoding metallopeptidase family protein; amino-acid sequence: MEMDAAPFEELVVDELDRLPDEMVDGLENVVFVVEDRPEDGTLDLFGLYDGLALTERTQYGSGELPDRIVVYREPHLAACDDEDELRDEVHTTLVHEIAHFYGIDDDQLHEWGWA
- a CDS encoding DUF2017 family protein encodes the protein MTGDIVHIEMARVEGAQLARLVDDLRDLVGAGRDLTDPAIDRLVPDPYPEDVDASRSFRETTRDDLLDRRALDADTVRAALDALRADLDAITQSEAFEEHVIEIPESDVDAWMRTLTSLRLVIAARLGIESDEDHDPDDARFGVYDWLGYRLELIIEAADELL